From a region of the Wenzhouxiangella sp. XN24 genome:
- a CDS encoding M14 family zinc carboxypeptidase: MLNLVRIALPSLWMILLPVAAPAAETPYPAPGPSPLEGISYGESLYPDGADHDPSVPAPDAFTAAENGRRAATSEQIVAYARAVAEASPRVELTEYARSYGGRPLVYLVISSPENLARSSSIKEGMAALADPRGLGAARRDELLDTLPGVAWLGYSIHGNETSGSDAALTVIHHLAADRSDTTRRLLDELVVIIDPNKNPDGRERFVKSMAETRGVQPNVDDQSTLHTGYWPYGRGNHYLFDLNRDWIYARHPETRGRIAAFLEWRPLLYIDAHEMGAQDTYLFSPSREPHNPNHPPYRQVIGQVFATDQARAFDRFGYPYYSGEWHEDWYPGYSDAWAGLRGAHGILYEQARIAEDGVQRHAGLLSYRQSVHHQVISSFANLETLRRERRNMLETFVTDRANVASARGPYADRSFVVLPTDNAGRLNDLLDLVRIQGFEVHRLTRALRVGVATDQFGRQLRNHELPAGSIVLRNRQPEGRVLAAMFEFDPRMSAQALATEREQVLKRGRSTIYDTTAWNVSMMFGLDALTVPQHLEAGLEAIQWPGAETAATPPATSEPAMIGLAVSGADDRALAFAARMMERGHAVRANREPSQLGDHALPIGSIALTRDDNRDGDGWREDAREVAAQLGIRLHVITHGRAPGDLADLGGQQWRLLARPQIALLSRGQTNMLDFGAAWYLLDHRIGIRHSHLDEERAGSFDLRRYNVIYLPERLGRAPLPDALVTALTDWVRAGGTLVAVGHSARELADADSTWVATSLLSDVIDGDVASYQDAIHREWLAGRPLPDDELAWGREATPGDSPPWGADDGLAEPEARARLDAWQAMLMPSGALVGTRVDTGHWLTAGVGPVLPVLYSDSPILMSTPPIEAPMRIGVYRPADTDAATLNWAPVPEGQALQVRMSGLLWPEARDRIASSAWVTRESIGRGQVILFASAPAFRAAQLGAMRVLENALVLGPGMGASRPVPLP; this comes from the coding sequence ATGCTGAACCTGGTGCGTATCGCGCTCCCGTCGTTGTGGATGATCCTGTTGCCCGTCGCGGCGCCGGCCGCCGAGACACCCTATCCGGCGCCAGGGCCTTCACCGCTCGAGGGCATTTCATACGGCGAGTCGCTGTACCCGGACGGCGCCGACCACGATCCGTCCGTGCCTGCGCCGGACGCGTTCACGGCTGCCGAGAACGGTCGGCGCGCCGCGACCTCCGAGCAGATCGTCGCCTATGCGCGGGCGGTGGCCGAGGCCTCGCCACGCGTGGAGCTGACCGAATACGCGCGCAGCTACGGCGGGCGGCCGCTGGTCTACCTGGTCATATCCAGCCCGGAGAACCTGGCGCGCAGCTCAAGCATCAAGGAAGGCATGGCGGCCCTCGCCGATCCGCGCGGACTCGGCGCGGCGCGGCGTGACGAATTGCTGGACACCCTGCCGGGCGTCGCCTGGCTGGGCTACTCGATCCATGGCAACGAGACCTCCGGCTCGGATGCCGCGCTCACCGTGATCCATCATCTCGCCGCCGACCGCTCGGACACGACGCGCCGCCTGCTCGATGAGCTCGTGGTCATCATCGACCCGAACAAGAACCCGGACGGCCGGGAGCGCTTCGTGAAGAGCATGGCGGAGACCCGCGGCGTGCAGCCGAACGTGGACGACCAGTCCACGCTGCACACGGGATACTGGCCCTACGGTCGCGGCAATCATTACCTGTTCGATCTCAACCGCGACTGGATCTATGCGCGCCACCCGGAAACCCGCGGGCGCATTGCCGCGTTCCTGGAATGGCGGCCCTTGCTGTACATAGACGCGCACGAGATGGGCGCACAGGACACCTACCTGTTCTCGCCGTCCCGCGAGCCGCACAACCCCAACCATCCGCCTTACCGCCAGGTCATCGGCCAGGTCTTTGCGACCGACCAGGCGCGCGCCTTCGACCGCTTCGGGTACCCGTATTATTCCGGCGAGTGGCACGAAGACTGGTATCCGGGCTACAGCGACGCCTGGGCCGGATTGCGCGGCGCGCACGGCATTCTCTACGAGCAGGCGCGCATCGCGGAGGACGGGGTGCAGCGTCATGCCGGCCTGTTGAGTTATCGCCAGTCGGTCCACCACCAGGTCATCTCCTCGTTCGCGAACCTCGAGACGCTGCGCCGCGAGCGGCGCAACATGCTGGAGACCTTCGTCACGGATCGCGCCAACGTGGCCTCCGCCCGCGGGCCCTATGCCGACCGCAGTTTCGTCGTCCTGCCAACCGATAACGCGGGGCGGCTCAACGACCTGCTGGACCTGGTCCGGATCCAGGGCTTCGAAGTGCACCGCCTGACCCGCGCGCTGCGCGTCGGCGTCGCCACCGACCAGTTCGGCCGGCAACTTCGCAACCATGAACTGCCTGCAGGCAGCATCGTGCTGCGCAACCGGCAGCCCGAGGGCCGGGTGCTCGCCGCGATGTTCGAATTCGATCCCCGCATGTCCGCACAGGCATTGGCCACGGAACGCGAGCAGGTGCTCAAGCGCGGGCGCAGCACGATCTACGACACGACCGCCTGGAACGTCTCGATGATGTTCGGCCTCGACGCCCTGACCGTGCCGCAGCACCTGGAGGCCGGCCTGGAGGCGATCCAGTGGCCTGGCGCCGAGACGGCCGCGACGCCTCCGGCGACCAGCGAACCGGCCATGATCGGGCTGGCGGTCTCCGGTGCCGATGACCGGGCGCTGGCGTTCGCGGCCCGCATGATGGAGCGGGGTCACGCGGTGCGGGCCAACCGGGAACCCTCCCAACTCGGCGACCATGCGCTGCCGATCGGCTCCATCGCCCTGACGCGCGACGACAATCGCGACGGCGACGGCTGGCGCGAGGACGCCCGCGAGGTGGCTGCGCAACTCGGGATCCGCCTGCACGTGATTACACACGGTCGCGCGCCTGGCGACCTCGCGGATCTCGGCGGGCAGCAATGGCGCCTCCTGGCCAGGCCGCAGATCGCCCTGCTGTCGCGCGGCCAGACCAACATGCTGGATTTCGGCGCCGCCTGGTACCTGCTCGATCATCGCATCGGCATTCGCCACAGCCACCTCGACGAGGAGCGCGCCGGCAGTTTCGACCTCAGGCGTTACAACGTGATCTACCTGCCCGAACGGCTTGGACGGGCGCCGCTGCCCGACGCGCTCGTGACGGCGTTGACTGACTGGGTGCGCGCCGGCGGCACTCTTGTGGCGGTGGGCCATTCCGCGCGGGAACTGGCGGATGCCGACTCGACCTGGGTGGCGACGAGCCTGCTTTCCGACGTGATCGACGGCGACGTCGCTTCCTACCAGGACGCGATTCACCGGGAATGGCTGGCCGGCCGGCCCCTGCCGGATGATGAACTGGCCTGGGGCCGCGAGGCGACACCGGGCGACAGTCCGCCGTGGGGCGCCGATGACGGGCTTGCCGAGCCCGAGGCGCGAGCGCGGCTCGACGCGTGGCAAGCCATGCTGATGCCCTCGGGCGCGCTCGTCGGCACCCGCGTGGACACGGGACACTGGTTGACGGCCGGAGTCGGGCCCGTCCTGCCCGTGCTGTATTCCGACTCGCCGATACTGATGTCCACCCCCCCGATCGAGGCGCCCATGCGCATCGGGGTCTACCGGCCGGCGGACACCGACGCCGCCACCCTGAACTGGGCCCCGGTGCCCGAAGGCCAGGCATTGCAGGTGCGCATGTCGGGCTTGTTATGGCCCGAAGCACGCGACCGGATCGCGTCGTCGGCCTGGGTGACCCGCGAGTCGATCGGTCGCGGGCAGGTGATCCTGTTCGCCAGCGCCCCGGCCTTCCGTGCGGCCCAGCTCGGCGCGATGCGCGTGCTGGAGAACGCCCTGGTCCTCGGGCCCGGGATGGGCGCAAGCCGGCCGGTGCCATTGCCCTAG
- a CDS encoding cory-CC-star protein, which translates to MSEVRRPGRMERLSAALREFYIAPYRRTFARLKRDEDDLFMLLVFSETLGVPNPASWYTLEMMPVLYESFHDWHRRMGMEHSPLDHLRCC; encoded by the coding sequence ATGAGCGAGGTCCGCCGGCCGGGTCGCATGGAACGGCTTTCCGCGGCGCTGCGGGAGTTCTATATCGCCCCGTACCGGCGGACCTTCGCACGCCTGAAGCGTGACGAGGACGACCTCTTCATGCTGCTGGTGTTCTCGGAGACGCTCGGCGTGCCGAATCCCGCCTCCTGGTACACGCTCGAGATGATGCCGGTCCTCTACGAGTCCTTCCACGACTGGCATCGCCGCATGGGCATGGAGCATTCCCCGCTGGATCACCTGCGGTGCTGTTGA
- a CDS encoding MliC family protein: MRNILLPVLALACAGATGCGRSEVPTEPPPTPTRPPATIGSEPESAPQIEDVIAREPLTGSFSFEAYAYECNGRRVTVRPGDEELTLEVGERSIVLPQVEAASGARYAADDTVFWGKGMNSATLTLDGEEMTCELNRADTPWVDARARGATFRAVGQEPGWHIEVHPERLVMVYQYGERKVVVPNPGVVEDPDLPTRRWHSITEEHDLLLVAQDRACTDVMSGTMYPITAEVTLDGRNYSGCGRNLD, translated from the coding sequence ATGCGTAACATCCTGTTGCCCGTGCTGGCGCTGGCCTGCGCGGGGGCGACAGGCTGTGGCCGCAGTGAGGTACCTACCGAGCCGCCACCGACGCCCACGCGACCCCCGGCAACCATCGGGAGCGAGCCCGAGTCGGCGCCGCAGATCGAGGACGTGATCGCGCGCGAGCCGCTCACCGGGTCGTTCAGCTTCGAAGCCTATGCCTACGAGTGCAACGGGCGGCGTGTCACGGTGCGGCCGGGGGACGAGGAACTGACCCTGGAGGTCGGCGAGCGGTCCATCGTCCTGCCGCAGGTAGAGGCGGCCTCCGGCGCGCGCTACGCCGCCGACGACACCGTGTTCTGGGGCAAAGGCATGAACAGCGCGACGCTGACCCTCGATGGCGAGGAAATGACCTGCGAACTGAACCGTGCCGATACGCCGTGGGTGGACGCGCGCGCGCGCGGTGCCACGTTCCGCGCGGTGGGCCAGGAGCCCGGCTGGCATATCGAAGTGCACCCGGAGCGGCTGGTGATGGTGTACCAGTACGGCGAGCGAAAGGTCGTGGTGCCGAACCCGGGCGTCGTCGAGGATCCCGACCTTCCGACCCGTCGCTGGCATTCGATCACGGAGGAGCACGATTTGCTCCTGGTCGCCCAGGATCGCGCCTGCACCGACGTCATGAGCGGCACGATGTACCCGATCACGGCGGAGGTCACGCTCGACGGCCGCAATTATTCGGGCTGCGGTCGGAACCTCGACTAG
- a CDS encoding exonuclease domain-containing protein: protein MTRILALDFETASHARDSACALGLALIEDGRIVAEDAFLIRPPEPEFVFTHIHGLCWNDVAGSPLFDQAWPRLEPWLHEVDWLAAHNAPFDRGVLDACCRTYRLASVDTPFLCTVQVARQVWGIYPTKLPLVCRALDIPLRHHDAASDASACARILVRALESGWCPPTR, encoded by the coding sequence GTGACACGCATACTTGCGCTCGATTTCGAGACCGCCAGCCACGCCCGCGACAGCGCCTGTGCGCTCGGGCTGGCCTTGATCGAGGACGGGCGCATCGTCGCCGAGGACGCCTTCCTGATCCGGCCTCCGGAGCCGGAATTCGTGTTCACCCATATCCACGGCCTGTGCTGGAACGACGTCGCGGGTTCGCCGCTGTTCGACCAGGCCTGGCCGCGGCTGGAGCCCTGGTTGCATGAGGTGGACTGGCTCGCAGCGCACAATGCACCTTTCGATCGCGGCGTGCTCGATGCGTGCTGCCGGACGTACCGGCTGGCCTCCGTCGATACGCCCTTCTTGTGCACGGTGCAGGTCGCGCGCCAGGTCTGGGGCATCTACCCGACGAAGCTGCCGCTGGTCTGCCGGGCGCTCGATATTCCGCTCCGGCATCATGATGCGGCATCCGACGCGTCGGCCTGCGCACGCATCCTGGTGCGCGCGCTGGAGTCCGGCTGGTGCCCGCCGACACGGTAA
- a CDS encoding SlyX family protein, with translation MNDSKRLEDLESQLAYLERGNQELGDVVYRQQQALDALAARVERLAEQLRAAMEQGPEHSAADEKPPHY, from the coding sequence ATGAACGACAGCAAGCGACTCGAAGACCTCGAATCCCAGCTCGCCTACCTGGAGCGCGGCAACCAGGAGCTCGGCGACGTCGTCTATCGCCAGCAACAGGCGCTGGATGCCCTGGCGGCACGCGTCGAGCGCCTGGCGGAACAGCTGCGCGCCGCGATGGAGCAGGGTCCGGAGCACTCTGCGGCGGACGAGAAGCCGCCGCATTACTGA
- a CDS encoding response regulator transcription factor, which produces MSVIRVALADDQALVLQGLRAVINDLEGIRVVIEAASGAALLDALGDTPADVVVSDVRMPGMDGLALCRELDAAGGPPVVLLTTFDEDGLVLEAAAAGAHGFMLKDASPEDLAEAIRRAAQGERCLQPVTTGALRERFAYHDEAPPTDTFTPREIAVLRLMAGGYSNREIAASLFLAEGTIKNYVSDILNKLATRDRTRAVLKAITLRII; this is translated from the coding sequence ATGAGCGTCATCCGGGTGGCGCTGGCCGACGACCAGGCCCTCGTGCTGCAGGGCCTTCGAGCGGTGATCAACGACCTCGAGGGTATCCGGGTGGTCATCGAGGCGGCAAGCGGCGCAGCGCTCTTGGACGCGCTCGGCGATACGCCGGCCGACGTGGTGGTCTCAGATGTCCGTATGCCCGGCATGGACGGCCTGGCCTTGTGCCGCGAACTGGATGCGGCCGGCGGGCCGCCGGTGGTGCTGCTGACCACCTTCGACGAGGATGGCCTGGTGCTGGAGGCGGCGGCGGCCGGGGCGCATGGCTTCATGCTGAAGGATGCCTCTCCGGAGGATCTCGCGGAGGCGATCCGGCGGGCGGCGCAAGGCGAGCGCTGCCTGCAGCCCGTGACCACGGGGGCGCTTCGCGAGCGCTTCGCCTATCACGACGAGGCGCCCCCGACCGACACTTTCACGCCGCGGGAGATCGCCGTGTTGCGACTGATGGCCGGCGGCTACTCCAACCGCGAGATCGCGGCCTCCCTGTTCCTCGCAGAAGGCACGATAAAGAACTACGTCTCGGATATTCTCAACAAGCTCGCCACGCGAGACCGGACGCGAGCCGTGCTGAAGGCGATCACGCTGCGCATCATCTGA
- a CDS encoding histidine kinase: MCRPRSNLLRMKHPQESLVAARPRPGPTGLPLLIAALITWMAVWVQVVAQLASRDPALAWPARIALLAFMACFTLTVYSERPGRVALRDLGLLGQLVAITVLLALGPSGTAAILLILLAATMTLRFSLPVELALLATINLGLLGIMTWHWHWPLGSAFSAWVAWLGFQAFTVLMVRYAIRAGHLAEELRVVNAGLLATRLVLDETARDQERLRVSRELHDVAGHKLTALKLNLRRLSGDPALGEREELQVSARLADELLDELRALVRQLRIGDGLDLEAALRRLAEPLPRPRVEIEIGPGARVPRAEQAMALLRAAQEGLTNAARHANAARAWIRLQRQDAGIELILDDDGRVRWPVAPGNGLEGMRERLELLGGRLDLSVSPRGGLRLTAWLPLEAPA; the protein is encoded by the coding sequence ATGTGTCGTCCTCGCAGCAACCTGCTGCGCATGAAGCATCCGCAGGAGTCGCTTGTTGCTGCACGGCCGCGGCCCGGGCCGACCGGCTTGCCGCTGCTGATCGCGGCGCTCATCACCTGGATGGCCGTGTGGGTGCAAGTCGTCGCGCAACTCGCATCCCGAGACCCCGCACTGGCGTGGCCGGCGCGCATCGCGCTGCTCGCCTTCATGGCTTGCTTCACGCTCACCGTGTACAGCGAACGCCCCGGGCGCGTCGCCCTTCGCGACCTCGGCCTGCTGGGCCAACTGGTCGCGATCACCGTGCTGCTGGCGCTCGGGCCGAGCGGCACCGCAGCGATCCTGCTGATCCTGCTCGCCGCGACCATGACCCTGCGTTTCTCGCTGCCGGTCGAGCTCGCCTTGCTGGCGACGATCAACCTCGGCCTGCTGGGCATCATGACCTGGCACTGGCACTGGCCGCTGGGATCGGCATTCAGCGCCTGGGTCGCGTGGCTCGGCTTCCAGGCCTTCACCGTGCTGATGGTGCGTTACGCGATCCGTGCGGGCCACCTGGCGGAGGAACTGCGGGTGGTGAATGCCGGCCTGCTGGCCACGCGCCTGGTGCTCGATGAAACGGCGCGCGACCAGGAACGGCTCCGCGTGTCGCGCGAACTCCACGATGTGGCCGGCCACAAGCTGACCGCGCTGAAACTCAACCTGCGTCGCTTGTCGGGCGATCCGGCACTGGGCGAGCGCGAGGAGCTGCAGGTCAGCGCACGCCTCGCGGATGAGCTGCTGGACGAGTTGCGCGCCCTGGTCCGGCAGTTGCGGATCGGGGACGGCCTCGACCTCGAGGCCGCACTGCGCCGGCTGGCGGAGCCGCTGCCGCGTCCCCGCGTCGAGATCGAAATCGGGCCCGGCGCCCGCGTGCCCCGGGCCGAGCAGGCGATGGCTTTGTTGCGGGCGGCCCAGGAAGGCCTCACCAACGCGGCGCGCCATGCCAATGCCGCCAGGGCCTGGATCCGGCTGCAGCGGCAAGATGCCGGTATAGAGTTGATCCTGGACGACGATGGCAGGGTCCGGTGGCCCGTCGCGCCCGGTAACGGCCTGGAGGGCATGCGCGAACGGCTCGAGCTGCTTGGCGGCCGTCTCGACCTCTCGGTGTCCCCGCGTGGTGGCCTGCGGCTCACCGCGTGGCTGCCCCTGGAGGCGCCGGCATGA
- a CDS encoding ATP-binding cassette domain-containing protein, translating into MLLRFDQVSLRFGDQAILSAADFTIEAGERVCLIGRNGAGKTSLLKLISGSIAPDDGEIQARAGLRVSRLEQDLPDELDSTVRESVMKGLAPVRALVAEYERLAHTELGSHGLSDLEALHRRIDAADGWNVERAVDTLLTEMKLPGDQPLGALSGGWRRRAALARALVSRPDLLLLDEPTNHLDLSSIQWLEQRIVNWPGAVLFITHDRAFLQRLATRIAEIDRGKLVSWPGDYRDYLRRKADAIEEEERQNAEFDRKLAGEEAWVRQGIKARRTRNEGRVRALEALREERAQRVKRPGTARISIGEAESSGRKVLQAKNVSYGYDGKPLITALDLKIMRGDRLGLVGNNGVGKSTLLKLLLGELEPQAGTIKQGTHLEIAYFDQMRQLLEHDKSVAYNVGDGRDHVVVNGKPQHVVGYLGGFLFTAKRALTPVAALSGGERNRVILAKLFTQPSNLLVLDEPTNDLDVETLEVLEARLAEYAGTLLVVSHDREFLDNVVNRILVFEAGGQLVEYVGGYSDWVRRGRELAEMEAPAEAMSSEGAAPRPGATPAEAPGGSGRPARTAHKLGYREQRELDALPGRIDALEDEIAALEARMAAPEFYAQPWELTQPVIDALARKQAEHDRLTNQWLALEERRAALAAGRER; encoded by the coding sequence ATGCTGCTTCGATTCGACCAGGTTTCACTACGTTTCGGCGACCAGGCCATCCTCTCGGCTGCGGATTTCACCATCGAGGCCGGCGAGCGCGTGTGCCTGATCGGGCGCAACGGCGCGGGTAAGACTTCGCTGCTCAAGCTCATCTCGGGGAGCATCGCGCCGGACGACGGGGAAATACAGGCGCGCGCCGGACTGCGCGTCAGCCGGCTCGAACAGGATCTGCCCGACGAGCTGGATTCCACCGTGCGCGAATCGGTGATGAAAGGACTGGCACCCGTGCGCGCCCTGGTCGCGGAATACGAGCGGCTGGCCCACACCGAGCTCGGCTCGCACGGACTGAGTGATCTCGAGGCGTTGCACCGGCGGATCGACGCGGCCGACGGCTGGAACGTCGAACGCGCGGTGGACACGCTTCTGACGGAGATGAAGCTGCCCGGCGATCAGCCGCTCGGCGCGCTGTCCGGCGGGTGGCGCAGGCGCGCCGCACTGGCGCGGGCGCTCGTGAGCAGGCCGGACCTGCTGTTGCTCGACGAGCCCACCAATCATCTCGACCTGTCCTCCATCCAGTGGCTGGAGCAGCGCATCGTCAACTGGCCGGGCGCGGTGTTGTTCATCACCCATGACCGGGCATTCCTGCAGCGCCTCGCCACCCGGATCGCGGAAATCGACCGCGGCAAGCTGGTCAGCTGGCCGGGAGACTATCGTGACTACCTGCGGCGCAAGGCCGACGCCATCGAGGAGGAAGAACGGCAGAACGCCGAGTTCGACCGCAAGCTGGCCGGCGAGGAAGCCTGGGTGCGGCAGGGCATCAAGGCGCGCAGGACCCGCAACGAGGGCCGGGTGCGCGCGCTGGAGGCATTGCGCGAGGAGCGCGCCCAGCGTGTCAAGCGCCCCGGCACCGCGCGGATCAGCATCGGCGAGGCCGAAAGCTCCGGCCGCAAGGTCCTGCAGGCGAAGAATGTCAGTTATGGCTACGACGGAAAGCCCCTGATCACCGCACTCGACCTGAAGATCATGCGCGGCGACCGCCTCGGCCTGGTGGGGAACAACGGTGTCGGCAAGAGCACCCTGCTGAAGCTGCTGCTCGGCGAGCTGGAGCCGCAGGCCGGCACCATCAAGCAGGGCACGCACCTGGAGATCGCGTATTTCGACCAGATGCGCCAGTTGCTGGAGCACGACAAGAGCGTCGCGTACAACGTCGGCGACGGCCGCGACCACGTCGTCGTGAACGGCAAGCCGCAGCACGTCGTGGGCTACCTCGGCGGCTTCCTGTTCACCGCCAAGCGGGCCCTGACGCCGGTCGCCGCGTTGTCCGGGGGCGAACGCAACCGCGTGATCCTGGCGAAACTGTTCACCCAGCCGAGCAACCTGCTGGTGCTCGACGAGCCGACCAACGACCTCGACGTGGAAACGCTCGAAGTGCTCGAGGCCCGCCTGGCCGAGTATGCGGGCACCCTGCTCGTCGTCAGCCATGACCGCGAGTTCCTGGATAACGTCGTGAACCGCATCCTCGTTTTCGAGGCGGGCGGACAACTGGTCGAATATGTCGGCGGCTACAGCGACTGGGTGCGGCGCGGCCGCGAGCTGGCAGAGATGGAAGCGCCGGCGGAGGCGATGTCTTCGGAGGGTGCGGCACCGCGACCGGGCGCGACGCCCGCAGAGGCGCCGGGGGGTTCCGGGCGGCCGGCGCGCACGGCGCACAAACTGGGATACCGGGAGCAGCGCGAGCTCGATGCGCTGCCGGGACGGATCGATGCGCTGGAAGACGAAATCGCCGCGCTCGAGGCCAGGATGGCGGCGCCGGAGTTCTACGCGCAGCCCTGGGAACTGACCCAGCCGGTCATCGATGCCCTGGCCCGGAAGCAGGCCGAACATGACCGCCTGACGAACCAATGGCTGGCGCTCGAGGAGCGCCGCGCCGCCCTGGCCGCCGGCCGGGAGCGCTGA
- a CDS encoding carbon starvation protein A, translating into MSAVTMLLFGLAMLAGGYLFYSRFIAERIYRLDPDFRTPAHEFRDGVDYVPTNKFVLWGHHFTSVAGAAPIVGPAIAVIWGWGPAFVWVIFGTIFFAGVHDFGALWASVRNKGKSIGTLTGNVIGARARNLFLVVIFLLLLMVNAAFAVVISNLLVSTPTAVIPTWGAILVALVIGQLIYRYKMGLLWPSIIGVVALYSLIFIGSSFPIELPASVLGLGPRSQWILLLFLYAGIASMLPVWVLLQPRDYINGLQLFLGLGLLYGAVLIAAPDVVAPALNQNVPAGTPSLLPLLFVTIACGAISGFHGLVASGTSSKQLDKETDARFVGYGGSVGEGMLALAAIICTTAGFASLADWEAIYSKFGAGSVGAFVQGGGSILSAGYGMSTQLGATMLAVMAILFAATTMDTGLRLQRYVIQEAAEVAGVKVNVVFSTLLALGFCLALAFGAGADGAGGMVIWPLFGTTNQLLAGLTLSIISVILIRQGRPAWFTAVPLAFLLTMSVFALLVQLGQFYRQENWLLLGMDIVILLAALWVIFEAAVAMSRGTKGVPAIETEV; encoded by the coding sequence ATGAGTGCTGTGACGATGTTGCTGTTCGGCCTGGCGATGCTGGCCGGCGGATATCTCTTCTATTCACGTTTCATCGCCGAGCGAATCTATCGGCTCGATCCGGATTTCCGCACGCCGGCGCACGAGTTCCGGGACGGTGTCGATTACGTGCCGACCAACAAGTTCGTCCTCTGGGGGCACCACTTCACGTCCGTCGCCGGCGCCGCACCCATCGTGGGACCGGCGATCGCCGTCATCTGGGGCTGGGGACCGGCCTTCGTCTGGGTCATTTTCGGCACCATCTTCTTCGCCGGCGTGCATGATTTCGGCGCGCTCTGGGCCAGTGTCAGGAACAAGGGAAAATCGATCGGCACGCTCACCGGAAACGTGATCGGCGCGCGTGCGCGTAACCTGTTCCTGGTCGTGATCTTCCTCCTGCTGCTGATGGTCAACGCCGCATTCGCGGTGGTGATTTCCAACCTGCTGGTGTCCACCCCGACGGCCGTCATTCCGACCTGGGGCGCGATCCTCGTGGCGCTGGTGATCGGGCAGCTGATCTATCGCTACAAGATGGGGCTCCTCTGGCCGTCCATCATCGGTGTCGTCGCGCTCTACAGCCTGATATTCATCGGCAGCAGTTTCCCGATCGAGCTGCCGGCCAGCGTGCTGGGGCTCGGGCCGCGCTCGCAGTGGATCCTTTTGCTGTTCCTCTATGCCGGGATCGCCTCGATGCTGCCCGTCTGGGTGCTTCTCCAGCCGCGCGACTACATCAACGGCCTGCAGCTGTTCCTCGGCCTCGGGCTGCTTTACGGCGCCGTGCTGATCGCGGCGCCGGACGTGGTCGCGCCCGCGTTGAACCAGAATGTCCCGGCAGGGACGCCGAGCCTGTTGCCGCTGCTGTTCGTCACCATTGCCTGCGGCGCGATCAGCGGCTTCCACGGCCTCGTGGCCTCCGGCACCAGTTCCAAGCAGCTCGACAAGGAGACCGACGCGCGCTTCGTCGGCTACGGGGGCTCCGTGGGCGAAGGCATGCTGGCGCTCGCAGCCATCATCTGCACGACCGCCGGGTTCGCGAGCCTGGCCGACTGGGAGGCGATCTACTCGAAGTTCGGCGCGGGCAGCGTGGGCGCGTTCGTGCAGGGCGGCGGCAGTATTCTCAGCGCCGGCTACGGCATGTCGACCCAGCTCGGCGCAACCATGCTGGCGGTGATGGCCATCCTCTTCGCGGCCACCACGATGGACACGGGGTTGCGCCTGCAGCGCTACGTGATCCAGGAAGCGGCGGAGGTCGCGGGCGTCAAGGTCAACGTGGTCTTCAGCACCCTCCTCGCCCTGGGATTCTGCCTGGCGCTGGCTTTCGGCGCGGGCGCGGACGGCGCAGGCGGCATGGTCATCTGGCCGCTGTTCGGCACCACCAACCAGCTGCTGGCCGGCCTGACGCTCTCGATCATCTCCGTGATCCTGATCCGCCAGGGACGGCCGGCCTGGTTCACGGCCGTGCCCCTGGCTTTCCTGCTGACGATGTCCGTGTTCGCCCTGCTGGTCCAGCTCGGGCAGTTCTACCGCCAGGAGAACTGGCTGCTGCTCGGCATGGACATCGTGATCCTGCTGGCCGCGTTGTGGGTGATCTTCGAGGCGGCGGTGGCCATGAGCCGGGGCACCAAGGGGGTCCCGGCGATCGAGACCGAGGTCTAG
- a CDS encoding DUF480 domain-containing protein, producing MRTELTPLEARVIGSLIEKEITTPDQYPLSLNALTAACNQKSNRDPVLELGSSEVQEILDGLMKKHLVTDRSGGVGGRVTRYRHRFCNTQFGNLHLEPAERAIICELLLRGAQTPGELRTRANRLAPLRDVSEVEQALRNMAGREEPLVVQLPRETGRRDCRWMQLFTGETPPPPAAARDDKMAAGSRNERLEILEGRVDSLQSELEELRRRIDALTGDTDPTARG from the coding sequence ATGCGCACAGAGTTGACCCCCCTGGAAGCCCGCGTCATCGGCAGCCTGATCGAGAAAGAAATCACGACGCCCGATCAGTATCCGCTGTCACTGAATGCCTTGACCGCCGCATGCAACCAGAAAAGCAACCGTGACCCGGTGCTGGAGCTCGGCAGCAGCGAAGTCCAGGAGATTCTCGACGGATTGATGAAAAAACACCTCGTAACGGACCGCAGCGGAGGCGTCGGGGGCCGCGTCACCCGCTACCGGCACCGTTTCTGCAATACCCAGTTCGGCAACCTCCACCTCGAGCCCGCCGAGCGGGCCATCATCTGCGAGCTGCTGTTGCGCGGCGCGCAGACGCCGGGCGAATTGCGTACCCGTGCCAACCGCCTGGCGCCATTGCGCGACGTGAGCGAGGTCGAGCAGGCGTTGCGCAACATGGCGGGCCGCGAGGAGCCACTGGTGGTCCAGCTGCCGCGCGAAACAGGGCGGCGGGACTGCCGCTGGATGCAGCTGTTCACGGGCGAGACGCCACCGCCGCCTGCGGCAGCACGCGACGACAAGATGGCCGCGGGATCACGCAACGAACGTCTCGAGATCCTGGAAGGGCGTGTCGATTCGCTGCAGTCCGAGCTCGAGGAATTGCGCCGCCGCATCGATGCGCTCACGGGGGACACCGACCCGACGGCGCGCGGATGA